The genomic DNA AGCATTGGAAATAATTAACTGCATCAGCGTATAATAATTAAGTACGCGCATTTAATGTGTATGTACGGATATGTATTGTATATCGCGAACGAATCAATAAATGTATAACGCCATTTAGTTTTACACGTACCAGAAATAACTGTCTTTCCTGATGATCACCGCTTCTTGCTGAAATCTTAACGATACGCCCCTCTTTTACTAGTTCCCGTGTAGCACTGACTAGATCCGTTGTATCGTATATACTTTCTTGTATCTCAAGAAgctttttaaatttatcaatCTTCTTCATTGCTTCGTTCGTGTGATTTGCAGCAGTAGATACTAATTCCAATGCCTCTACGAGAAAGAAAGCCATGTCTGTTCGTTTGATTCTACGATTATTATCGTCGCCAACTACGGACGTCTATTTAAACGTGCCCCGTTCAATAGACGTTTAAATAGAATCCGATCCTCCCTAGTTGCGCATTACATTATGCGGAAGTAATTCATCGAATCGAACTCGAAAGATCCTTACTTTTAGTATCCTCGTAATCGGCACTTTCTTCCGTGAGATTTCTCAAGTAATCTTTTAGAAGAAGCTCGTATCTCGGTAATCTTTGTATAGGGCTGAGCATATGATGAGGCAAGGATAATTTGGCACATTCATCCAATTTTTGAATCTCGTTGATGATCGCAGCAAATCTGGCGACTTTAGTTTGTAAAGATTGTATCAAGTTCATGGCATAGTCAAAATTTTTTACATATTCCGTGTACATTTTGAGAAACGGtgcaaaatttttcattatatctccAATTCGAGGATCCGATTCCCAATTTTCCATTCTCTCTTCGAGTTGCGGCAACAGAAAATCATGATGAAACTTATAAATCGATTTGATATTAGAGAACATGTGTTGAACCGTTTCTGGGGGAAACATTGGGTGCGCTCTATTCTCCTGATCgactttaaattgaaatacttgatcgatcaatcgcaAAACATTAACGTAATTCTTTTCCGTCGCCAATAATTCTTCGGCAACTTGACGCGCCTTCTTTCTTTTCGAATCTAAACAACTGATACTGTTATTACTTGACTTTAATTTCACCGGCGAATCGTCGTCGGTATGGTCCACGATTAATACCGAATCCGCTTCCAAAGATTTTCCTCCATCCGACTCTTCTTCGCTTTCCGATTCACTTATCGCGTACGACTCCACTTCGTATTGACGAGAATTTCTTTCCGTGGCTAAATatctacgtacatacatataataaaccGCCATTTAGACCACTATCTCTTTAAGTCTCTTTAATCAATGATGATGATTATGGCACCAACCGTTGGCTGCCAACTAACTTACCTACTGTTTCTATATTCTAACACACCGTGTGATACTCGAAGAAACGATACTTCCAACGAATTCTCTTCATTCTCCTCGATACTAACACGCTCCGTCGAACTTTCGGCCGACATAACAAACGGCCGAAACCGTGAGAAACCCCCAAAAGAGGCAATTTTACGAAACGAATGCCCATTGTAATTTCCCTGTTTTTTATCACCTGCTATCGTATCAGAACAATTAGAAGGAATATCCATACAAGCTTCATCTCGTTGCTCTGTCAACTCATTTACACCAGATTCTTTCTTTGCTACATCACTCTCCAATTCTGTGTAAAAGGTACTATTCGATGTTTGAGTCTTCGAAGTAaacattttaacccttttgctaagGTCTGTTCTGTCGTTAAACTTTGAAAATGGTTTTGTTATCCAAAATGAAACATCTATCGATTGATCTTGCTGCATCCTAAATGTGAATTCATTAATCGATCATAAAGCATCATCATAAAAGTTTACCATTTTTAAtgcaaatttatatatatatatatatatatatatatataaatcagGTTAAATTAACTACCTGTTTGCAATGTAATTGTTTTGTCCAATAAATACATTATTCGTTATGTTAACCAATAGTAATTCCAATCAGTAGCAATCGAGTTTCAATATCGGGGATTATCTGTTCACTGAAGTATTTGCATCGTTTCACCTTGGTGTATactgaaatttatataattactaTATTTCGTTTGACCTTTATTTACGATTGAATCAAAAGAGAACTGCTGCACCTTACCAATCACGGTTTATCAACAATAAGTGAACGAaacaaaagaaatgaataaaacgCATCTaaagttttcaattttaactGCCTTTGATCTGTTTACACCTTACTTAGAGCCTAACACAGTATCATACATATTGCAATTAGCCATATTTCATAACGATACAAACCCCACCTATAGtcccatatacatacatacatatgtatacatacatagttACAAAACATTTTGCATTCTTACCCTCGAGTACCTAACTAACTTGTGCacatttgtgaaatttttctgagcGATTCTGTAAACGTTGAAAATGACAAGGTGTCATTTATGTAAATAGATAGGTTAAAGTTAACCAATGATAACGGCGCTTTAGCGAACACGGAGGTATCGTTCAAAAATGCGTCGTCGCGGTCGCGGATTCGGATGAAAATGCTTACCGACCGTCTTCTACTAAACacttatttatatatacatatacattatcGTTTGGGAACAGTATACGGtcaaaaaagaaggagaaaagtatttgaaaaatatcgagATCGTACAAAAATAAATCAAGTATAAACGAAAAGCTATTTAAAATGTGTGGCTGTTGAAACTATACGAACGTACTACAACGATACGAACTTGATAGAAATCTCAAAGCGAAGGTTATAATTACACatcttttagaaaaaaaaaacctcGTGGTGCATCGATTCgatgtaatatttttcttctgtaATACAATTTTCGTACTATATTATTTGATATACATACATCACTTGTGAAGAAATTTCGCGGGTAATATTTCCCAAGATTCTTTGGTATCGAATCGTGAAGACTGCGCGAAACACTGAAAATTGAATTTGCCATACGAAGAAGAAAGATATAAAAGGAAAGCAAAGGAAGAAACAAAaaacattcaaattttattcgatTTTATTATACCgtgttgtacatacatacatacatacatacatatattaccAGACTGTTTCCaattaatatacaatatatGTGATTAATGTCTATTTGGATCGGCAAAGAAAATGGCAAGTTTACTTACGCTCCTTTCGTTTTATACGCCGACTATTTACTCATTATTTCCGCACTTACCGATCCAACCACTACCGTTTCTAACCGCTGTCGTTATATACCGTAGTTcatcagagtccataactgcgaaaagaccagttttcgttcttcgcgcttctccagtacgcatcttcgctctgattggcgatactcccaaacgaagtggaaagcgattagcagagagctcgctgcgttcccccaccatcttccaacctgcgcgtcgcagttatggactctggtctggtgaactgcggtatacatacatgATATACATATCCATATGCACCCTACGACGTACGAATATAAAATTGTTACGAATCTATTTCACGCGTTTCATATTATATGATTATTACGAAAAGAATTCTACATGATAAATCAATGGATCTGTTTCACGTATATGTGTTGTGAAAGGTTCGCAGAGAAAAGCGAATTTGCCGATGCAAATAACCTATATTATAGTGCAATCACGCGCGAACCTTCGATGCATTGTAAACGAATCGTTGATGATCCTTATTTTAAGACGGATGTTTATCTGCGGACACGGAATTAACAGAGAAAATAATGACGTGGATCATCGACGATCATCGCGAAACGTTGTTTGTTCGCAGCTCTGGATTTATAACGAAATACTATGTCGACACACGCCGCAGAACTTTCGAATTGTATCGTGACTCGAGGTATCGAAAGCATGCCTGACGAGACACAGCAGGTAGTTGTACAGAAATATAATTCCTTTAATTCTGAATCGCGCGTATCGTCTACTTTTATTCAcgtttaattttccattttatcatCATTTTATCATCATTTTATAGAGCAATCGTACGGATATATTGGAGTGTCTGTCGGTTCTAATTAACGAAAACAACACTGGGAATGACAGAACAGAAGATCTAATGTTGGACAAACAACTGTTGGATGGTGCAACGTTAACAGCTGTAACACTAGCCGATGGAACCGAAGCATTCGTTgcaaataatttcaatgaaaatggtTAGAGATTAATCTGTAAAAGAGGGACGCGTGCACAGTGTTATTTGTATCAATGCCAAAACGGGTGTCATCGTATCATAACATCATGCATGATTTACAGCTTTGCCGCAATGTTGATAAGGTTAATCTAGCATTTCTTTTAGAATTTCCGCATCTGTTATTAACATTATCAATATCTTTGATTCCCAGAGGTTCACTCAAAAGGACAAACGACGTTGGAAATACAAAGCGGAGATACTATATTATTACGAGAGGTATCAGAGTTTACAGAAGATAAACCGTTTCGTTTCGAATTAGATCCGGCAGCTTTGGTTCAAGCTCATAGCGCTACcatagaaaatgttgaaaacacTTATCCACGAGTGGAGTTTATCGATGGTACCGCTTACATGGTGACAGGCCACGTTGACGTTAGTAAAGATTTATGGGAAATCGAGAATggtaaattgaagaaaaaggaCTCtaagatattattaaataaattgtcCACATCAAGGATCAGGCATCCTTGTCCAAGGGAAGGATGTTCAAAAGTTTACAGTACGCCTCATCATCTCAAGGTAagctcatttttcttcttcttcttcttcttcttcttcttcttcttcttcttcttttatattatattgtagataaaaaagaaaatggatagTTTTGGCCTGTGTCTTCAAGTAAAATttccttttcaattttattctctgTAACGTACATACGTGTTATCGAACACACGAATCAATGAAAAATAGTCGGTCAGGCCTGAACTAACAACAATACCGAAAGGTTACGATCATTTTGTTAAGAACAGTCTTGTTAAATCAGGTGCACGAACGATCTCATACTGGTCAACGACCATACAGATGTACGCATCCCAAATGTAAAAAGAATTTCTCGACAGGATATAGTTTGAAAGCACATTTGCGTACGCATACCGGAGAAAAGCCGTACAAGTGTCCAACCGAAGCATGCGATAAGAGTTTTAAGACTTCCGGAGATTTGTTGAAACACGTTCGGACACATACCGGGGAACGTCCTTTTTTGTGCCCATTCGACGGTTGCGGGCGCTCTTTTACCACTAGTAATATTAGaaaggtaaaaataaaaaaaaaagtaacagaaaaaaaaaaaaaaaaggaaagaaaattagaaaaataaaattctactgTTGTATAGGTAATTAACACCTGTTAATTATACGCATCTGTCCCTTGTGTACAACAGGTTCACGTTAGAACGCATACCGGCGAACGACCGTACAAGTGTACCCAACCTAAATGCGGGAAAGCTTTTGCCAGCGCGACAAACTATAAGAATCATATACGAATTCATTCAGGCGAGAAACCTTATGTCTGTTCTATCGAAAATTGTGGAAGGAGATTTACAGAATATTCTAGTCTATATAAACATCATCTTGTCGGTGTCGACTCTGGGATTATGACGATAATGCGTATCGTTACCGCGGTGTCAAGCTTTATACGTTCTATTATTTTTTAGGTTCACACACAACAACGACCGTTCGAATGTAAAGTTTGCTTAAGGAGATACAGGCAAAACAGCACCCTTATAATGCATAAAAGAACGGCTCATGCGTTAGTCGACCACGAGGACAACGTCGACCACGAGGACAACGTTGATCCGTTCTGTCAAGAATCTGTTCAAGAGTCTTCTATTCGGAATAACGATAAGCGAAAGACGAACATTGAACGGGAAAGCGGCAATAGTCCGCCGTTAAAGGTGCCCGTCCAACTATCTTTCGTTACAAACACCTTTGAACGACATTATTGTTGAAAAAATTCCCTCTTACCCTTCCGTATGATTAAAGATTACAGAGAAAGACGGACAGATTCATATTTCCAAAGCGGTCGATGATGTAAACGAGAACGAAACGCAAATTCTATTGGTCGGTGATCCTTCGCAAATCGCAGCGTTACATGTtggttaattttttttgttttttccatTTCCCTTTGATTTATCTACGTGTTCTTTTCTCTATATCTTTCTGTATTTTCCTgtaaataatcaaataaaatataataacagGATCGATCGATACAGTAAGTTTGAACTTTTGTTGTGTGTTTTGTGTTTGCAGAAGATCGAGATGAACAGTGAATTCGACGAGACTGGAATTGATACTTCGTTCGAagaattaaacataaaaatcgAAGACATAGAACTAGGATGGAATTGATATGCTTTTAAAAAACGCATTATAATCAAACACACTAAACGTTCAGAGGGTAGTAGTTGCTTCTTTACGCGCGACCTATTATCGTTGcgcgttctttctttcttttttctttttaaatataattttataactaTATCGGCACAATTTGATTACAGCATTGCAGATTAAGGCTAACTTTAGGtctatcaaattaatttgtttCGCTTGTCGATACAAAGATATCATTCTAATTTATTCACTGTTATGAAAATATGTGTCCTgaagaaacattttataattactatctagtaaataaattaaactgtAATTTTCGATCGGTGTTTTTGAAGGTATCGTATCGAATAGTACACTCATTGGATATTTTCgatcttttattttacatttttctatatttatttattttatatatatatatgtttttttttgtttttatatctgtatcgtcattattacaatttaataaaattcttcgaATCTCGATACTGTTTTTGACCGGTGTGTCACAAAGGTAACGTAAACGTACATTTATTTGATGCGAACAAATACTTGTAAATACATGAAGAAAAATGCATGTAAGaagttaaaaatataaagaaagaaaaaaaagaaatgttttcaAATAAGATGTTTTGGATATCTGAAAAACACACGATTCTATGAGATTTCTTAGTTTGACGAAATCAAATGCgaattcgatgatattttttgtgaaGAAAAGGCAATTTGACGCGTAAATTATCCGTAAGATGCAGTTATTCCTGACGAGCACGAGAACCGAGAGGAACATCGATTGTTATTAGCATCAGTTTACTAACCAAATAACTTTATTAACGTGTCGAGATACaagctttgaaaaattcaacgaaGGAAAACGTACTAGTTACGCGCGAACATTGCAATGGTCTTTAGTTATGTGTCGGATTCGATATGTTGTGAAATTATTTTAGTCCCCCTAAAAccaaaactttcacatttatttcattgttctactttatttcttttcttttctctgtaTTTTGACTCGTGTCTGTAGTTTTTCTCTTCATAATAAATTATGGTAATTATTGGTTGACTCGAGCAGAAAAGGAAAAGTAATctctattttcaaattattgtaaacatttaagaaaaagaatttctgcttttattttttccgattaattttttgtcattttttaagaTTGAAACCGTTAACCTTGGTATTTGATGCTCTTGAGAAATATCTTGGAACAAGGGTCGTTATGAAGTTACCTCCGAAAGTAGTACGAATACATAACTGGTCCTCGAAATGATCAGATCTTGTTTCTTATTCTCCCACCAAAAAAAAACCAACATTTTTAGATGTTATTATACTTACGTACCTGTTGCTGGAACAAGTTCGTGTTTTATAGAATAAAGTTTGCGTACAGTATTGTTGGTAGTTAAAAGTGATTTCAGCGGTCATCATtcgataaatatttatcatGACGGGATATgtgtttgattaattttttttttttctgttgatCAGTAGCAGATAATAATCAGTTTTCTCTGGATTTCTAAAGAATTCTAAGTGGTGTTTCGGCAAGAACACAACGAAGAAACAGTTATTCGTTAGGTATTTGAAAAAAGTTTTAAACatataataaagaaaggaagagaaggaatgttaatttttgtacatttcttTTCTCAACTTTTCCATATATGATGTACATACGGATATGTATACGTTATGAAGTGCACGATAATGTACACTAAGGTCACATATATTATCGGtcgttatattatttttgagaaATTCATTGCTCGGCAAAGTAGAGGTAAGTGTGTGGATATCGATGATGATAACGGCAAAAGTGGAAATTTCAAGAACAAAGAGTTAATTGAGTATGTAAACGACGAGAGGGATGAACGAAAATACAATATTGAAGAGACGTTTTAACGTGGCAGTTATCCGGTATTGAAAGGTCTGCGTGTATATGCACTGTCGCGATCAGAATTTATTGTTACACATCGCGTTAGGGTACGTAAgtagatatttttctatcatccACGAAGCAGAGATAGTGTATCTTGTTTCTTCGCTGCGACCGCGATTAACGCGTAACTTGGCAAACCTAActtgttttttctcttttttacttCTTCTTTCGATAGCCTATTAATCTGCACACAATTATTCGATATCTCTTTAAACGCAATCTCACCGTAGAAGAAAGATAAATCGTTCTACTCCCATATAATCAGCAGCGAAAAGTTCCCAATAGTAAAGAAAATTAGACACGTTATCTAAGTTCGAAAGTAGGAGAGGACAATAAACAGGAGGAAAGCTTTCCTTATTCTTCTTTTCCCGAACtgtctttctttctttaatctcttaaaattttcttaagttttttaattttcgtaAATTCACATGGTAGCGTTGAACCGAGCAACGAGTTAAATAATTAGCTAATAACAAGAAGTAACTGAAAGGTTACCGAAGTGTCTGAAAGGGGGGTCCACGAACAGAAGTATGTAGTACGATAACGCCGCTAAAgcatttttccttccttttgaTTACTAgcatagaagaaaaaaacgaaggaaaagaaaagaaaagaaaagaaaaggagaaaggataaagaaggaaaaagaataaacatcgggaaaatgaaaaatatcgataATTAGTAAATAATTCGATGTAAAAAgtgaagatgatgatgatgatgatgatgatgttgTTGTTTATTGGTATGAGCATCGTAAAAAAAAGCAAGTATaatagatgaaaagaaaaataagcggATGATGCGCAAGGACAAGACGGGCAAGAACATCATCTATCCTCTGCGCGATAAATCATCCGTGCGTTCGATCGATTTTGTCCTTCGATCTTTTAACTAGGAGGATGTATTGCGTTTTACAAAGTACGTATACCGATACACAAGTTACGTAAAGAGCATTTGTCAAAGGGAACATTTTTGTAGTGAACTGCGCGGTATTTGTGAAAATGGTAGTCGCGCGCTCCAGGGAACGTCCCTAACTTGAAACCGTAACAGTGACCATCAAAGCGATCATCATCAGTGTTTTGAAACGCGACATCGCGTTTCGTCACATCCAAGAAAATATTCCTCTTAACGAGCATCGCTACCGCTGCTGCTATTGCCGTTTCTCACAAAAGTATCTTTGTTTTGAAAAGAATCTATTGTTTCATCGTAATTGTCTCATCGGTGATTGGTGGAAAATCGAAAATCGAAAATCGAAAATTGGTTCGCGTCCTTGTTTCATTCATCGTTACATATTTGCATGTTCCTTGTATGCACAGAATCACGGGCAAAGGAATCTTCCTCGTTCGGTATCCGATTACATATTCGTTTCGTCAGTCATTAAGAGCAACAGGTAAGTAAATTTATGTCACATCGTGGCAGTAGATATACGCGTTGtatgaattttgaaaagaatttacTGTTACCGTTTCGCGCGTAATCGTCATtcgatatctcttcttcttacAGGATATCTATAGGTGGTCTGttttgaaagaataaaataggaaaaacaggaaaataagaagaagaagaagaagaagaagaagaagaaggagaaagagaaaatgaaTGGTATAATTATCGATAATAGCTAGTGGTGGCCAACACTTAAAATCGTATCGGATatctagagagagagagagagagagagagagagagagagagagagagagagagagagagagagggagagaggaaaAGAAGTGGTGAGTTTTGAAGGTCGTGAAATCGGAGCCTAAAAAGAGTTATCAGGCGATAATATCTACTTGACCGTTCATAATCCATTTCTAGTATCGCGGTAGCAAGAGAATAACGGGCGGCGACGATTCGCAAATGAACGGGTCCATCGCGAAAAACTAGATGAACCAACACGATAGTCATGATCGATCGGTTTCGATCGGCGAGTCCGAGAAGATGAATGATTTCCGAATTGTTCGAAGCTGCTCATCGCCAAAGTAAAATCTAGAAAACGAAGAAAGTGAACCGATGAAATATTTGACAAAAGTTTGCCTTATATCTTGGTCACAGATCTTTGCCAACAGTCGTCGTTGTTCGAATACTTTGACCAAAAAGAATGTCGAAGAAGCAATGGATGGTCCTGTTGATGCTGTTCTTAACTTATTTGCTATTAGGTGCTTTCATCTTCTACCATATCGAGAGTCGATTAGAGATCGAACGCGTGGAAAAGGCGAAGCGAGAACAGATTGAGATTAACGGTGAGCACAGGTGTACTTGTACCATCTTTCTTAccatttgaaaaaatatcacCTCATTGTAGTTAGTAACGCATCAGCTTGCCTAACTGCCACTCCTTACGAACGATCGTTTAACAAATTGACCGATTCGCCTGATTGTGTCGGTATATCTATTATATTTGCAATCGCGTCGGTGGAGTGAATGAGACGAGcaatttctatttcttcatCTAAAGCAGAAAGATGAAGGACATAGAATCGGTCGTTGCAAATTCGGAAAGATTCTAAATGTAGAGTAAAAAACGTGTAGGATAACGTTTTCGcgtttcgattcgatcgaatCGCGGATGTCGACGCTTCTGTGTTGCTAACTCAAGCAAACGAGCACAACATAAAGACGATAAATAATACCGAACGATAAGATAAAATAGGTATGTTCGGGAACAGCATCGTATAGATTCGAGATTACAAGTGTATAGATCGAACCACGCTGTTCGtatcgaaaatgaaaataaaataaaaatttctagttTACTCTTTCAGTCGAACGTACGCAACTCGAATACGATCGCtgaagtaataaaaaattactttacTAGGAATTCAGaaggattatttttaataagttaGTTGTCCTTTCAGCTTTGCTGCAGGAACATTACATGCCCAGCGATACTCACGATTacgatgaaatttttgaaaaattgtcagTCTATTGCGGAAAATCGGTTTCCAACTATACCGAAGGCAAAACGGATCCTCTTAAATGGGATTTCTACAACAGTTTTTATTTCGCTTACACGGTCGTCAGTACAATTGGTACGTAGGTATATCATCCGTTACCACGATGAAAAGAAGTTGCTCTCCTTTTCTCGAAGCTCtcgaaataatgaataaaaatttacagGTTACGGAAACTTGGCTCCAACGAACATGCTTAGCCGTATCCTGATGATATTTTACGGTCTAGTCGGCATACCTATCAATGGAATTTTATTAACACAGTTGGGAGAATTCTTTGGCCGTGTATTTGTGAAAGCGCACGAAAAATACAAATCGTACAAACAGAGTCGCA from Osmia lignaria lignaria isolate PbOS001 chromosome 15, iyOsmLign1, whole genome shotgun sequence includes the following:
- the LOC117608329 gene encoding FYVE, RhoGEF and PH domain-containing protein 4 isoform X1; the encoded protein is MQQDQSIDVSFWITKPFSKFNDRTDLSKRVKMFTSKTQTSNSTFYTELESDVAKKESGVNELTEQRDEACMDIPSNCSDTIAGDKKQGNYNGHSFRKIASFGGFSRFRPFVMSAESSTERVSIEENEENSLEVSFLRVSHGVLEYRNSRYLATERNSRQYEVESYAISESESEEESDGGKSLEADSVLIVDHTDDDSPVKLKSSNNSISCLDSKRKKARQVAEELLATEKNYVNVLRLIDQVFQFKVDQENRAHPMFPPETVQHMFSNIKSIYKFHHDFLLPQLEERMENWESDPRIGDIMKNFAPFLKMYTEYVKNFDYAMNLIQSLQTKVARFAAIINEIQKLDECAKLSLPHHMLSPIQRLPRYELLLKDYLRNLTEESADYEDTKKALELVSTAANHTNEAMKKIDKFKKLLEIQESIYDTTDLVSATRELVKEGRIVKISARSGDHQERQLFLFSDLLLLCSIRLIPGPLYRLRAKFLIENLEVIEGDNLETANTFYIRDKDKSVELYTHAAEEKAAWLDALFDTMQEMMKRKASLKTGNVKTLVIKTDDVSRCMICEVIFSVMKRKHNCRACGIVVCSKCSNQKLLFEDNKNMRVCRLCHAALTQPLVKSPSSTSPSGPVPSLLQVSANASSVISGYLMLKTQPSKPWMRRWFALHVDFVLYTFKSESENMALTATPMPGFIVTEGTDLPEEDPLSPKDRSRALKMHHSRKSYYLQASSNEDKEKWFHALQLATKAELPSFATIENEDAQKSQLIVQER
- the LOC117608329 gene encoding FYVE, RhoGEF and PH domain-containing protein 4 isoform X2, which codes for MQQDQSIDVSFWITKPFSKFNDRTDLSKRVKMFTSKTQTSNSTFYTELESDVAKKESGVNELTEQRDEACMDIPSNCSDTIAGDKKQGNYNGHSFRKIASFGGFSRFRPFVMSAESSTERVSIEENEENSLEVSFLRVSHGVLEYRNSRYLATERNSRQYEVESYAISESESEEESDGGKSLEADSVLIVDHTDDDSPVKLKSSNNSISCLDSKRKKARQVAEELLATEKNYVNVLRLIDQVFQFKVDQENRAHPMFPPETVQHMFSNIKSIYKFHHDFLLPQLEERMENWESDPRIGDIMKNFAPFLKMYTEYVKNFDYAMNLIQSLQTKVARFAAIINEIQKLDECAKLSLPHHMLSPIQRLPRYELLLKDYLRNLTEESADYEDTKKALELVSTAANHTNEAMKKIDKFKKLLEIQESIYDTTDLVSATRELVKEGRIVKISARSGDHQERQLFLFSDLLLLCSIRLIPGPLYRLRAKFLIENLEVIEGDNLETANTFYIRDKDKSVELYTHAAEEKAAWLDALFDTMQEMMKRKASLKTGNVKTLVIKTDDVSRCMICEVIFSVMKRKHNCRACGIVVCSKCSNQKLLFEDNKNMRVCRLCHAALTQPLVKSPSSTSPSGPVPSLLQVSANASSVISGYLMLKTQPSKPWMRRWFALHVDFVLYTFKSESENMALTATPMPGFIVTEGTDLPEEDPLSPKDRSRALKMHHSRKSYYLQASSNEDKEKL
- the LOC117608337 gene encoding uncharacterized protein LOC117608337 isoform X3, encoding MSTHAAELSNCIVTRGIESMPDETQQSNRTDILECLSVLINENNTGNDRTEDLMLDKQLLDGATLTAVTLADGTEAFVANNFNENEVHSKGQTTLEIQSGDTILLREVSEFTEDKPFRFELDPAALVQAHSATIENVENTYPRVEFIDGTAYMVTGHVDVSKDLWEIENGKLKKKDSKILLNKLSTSRIRHPCPREGCSKVYSTPHHLKVHERSHTGQRPYRCTHPKCKKNFSTGYSLKAHLRTHTGEKPYKCPTEACDKSFKTSGDLLKHVRTHTGERPFLCPFDGCGRSFTTSNIRKVHTQQRPFECKVCLRRYRQNSTLIMHKRTAHALVDHEDNVDHEDNVDPFCQESVQESSIRNNDKRKTNIERESGNSPPLKITEKDGQIHISKAVDDVNENETQILLVGDPSQIAALHKIEMNSEFDETGIDTSFEELNIKIEDIELGWN
- the LOC117608337 gene encoding uncharacterized protein LOC117608337 isoform X1 encodes the protein MSTHAAELSNCIVTRGIESMPDETQQSNRTDILECLSVLINENNTGNDRTEDLMLDKQLLDGATLTAVTLADGTEAFVANNFNENEVHSKGQTTLEIQSGDTILLREVSEFTEDKPFRFELDPAALVQAHSATIENVENTYPRVEFIDGTAYMVTGHVDVSKDLWEIENGKLKKKDSKILLNKLSTSRIRHPCPREGCSKVYSTPHHLKVHERSHTGQRPYRCTHPKCKKNFSTGYSLKAHLRTHTGEKPYKCPTEACDKSFKTSGDLLKHVRTHTGERPFLCPFDGCGRSFTTSNIRKVHVRTHTGERPYKCTQPKCGKAFASATNYKNHIRIHSGEKPYVCSIENCGRRFTEYSSLYKHHLVHTQQRPFECKVCLRRYRQNSTLIMHKRTAHALVDHEDNVDHEDNVDPFCQESVQESSIRNNDKRKTNIERESGNSPPLKITEKDGQIHISKAVDDVNENETQILLVGDPSQIAALHKIEMNSEFDETGIDTSFEELNIKIEDIELGWN
- the LOC117608337 gene encoding uncharacterized protein LOC117608337 isoform X2; its protein translation is MSTHAAELSNCIVTRGIESMPDETQQSNRTDILECLSVLINENNTGNDRTEDLMLDKQLLDGATLTAVTLADGTEAFVANNFNENEVHSKGQTTLEIQSGDTILLREVSEFTEDKPFRFELDPAALVQAHSATIENVENTYPRVEFIDGTAYMVTGHVDVSKDLWEIENGKLKKKDSKILLNKLSTSRIRHPCPREGCSKVYSTPHHLKVHERSHTGQRPYRCTHPKCKKNFSTGYSLKAHLRTHTGEKPYKCPTEACDKSFKTSGDLLKHVRTHTGERPFLCPFDGCGRSFTTSNIRKVHVRTHTGERPYKCTQPKCGKAFASATNYKNHIRIHSGEKPYVCSIENCGRRFTEYSSLYKHHLVHTQQRPFECKVCLRRYRQNSTLIMHKRTAHALVDHEDNVDHEDNVDPFCQESVQESSIRNNDKRKTNIERESGNSPPLKKIEMNSEFDETGIDTSFEELNIKIEDIELGWN